One stretch of Pseudomonas azotoformans DNA includes these proteins:
- the pdxH gene encoding pyridoxamine 5'-phosphate oxidase: MTQALADMRRDYTRDGLSEAQAPSEPFALFHQWFADAVKTEQPPVEANAMTLATVDQDGRPHCRILLLKGLDAQGFTFFTNYQSAKGQQLAARPFAAMTFFWPTLERQVRIEGRVVKVTPEESDAYYQVRPLGSRLGAWASPQSQVIRDREELQDLLKATEQRFSDTQPDCPEHWGGYRLLPERIEFWQGRASRLHDRLNYRLQGVDWTRERLAP; the protein is encoded by the coding sequence ATGACCCAGGCACTGGCCGATATGCGCCGTGACTACACACGGGATGGCTTGAGCGAGGCCCAGGCCCCGAGCGAGCCGTTTGCCTTGTTCCACCAGTGGTTTGCCGACGCGGTGAAAACCGAGCAGCCACCGGTGGAAGCCAATGCCATGACCTTGGCCACCGTCGACCAGGACGGTCGCCCGCACTGCCGCATCCTGTTGCTCAAGGGCCTGGATGCGCAGGGCTTTACCTTCTTCACCAATTATCAGAGCGCCAAGGGCCAACAGCTTGCGGCGCGGCCGTTTGCAGCCATGACGTTTTTCTGGCCGACCCTGGAGCGCCAAGTGCGCATTGAGGGTCGGGTGGTGAAGGTCACGCCTGAAGAGTCGGATGCTTATTACCAGGTTCGTCCCTTGGGCAGCCGCCTGGGCGCATGGGCGTCTCCGCAAAGCCAAGTCATCCGTGACCGGGAAGAGCTGCAGGACCTGCTCAAGGCTACCGAGCAGCGTTTCAGCGATACCCAGCCTGACTGCCCGGAGCACTGGGGTGGCTATCGCCTGTTACCCGAGCGCATCGAGTTCTGGCAGGGCCGTGCCAGCCGCTTGCATGACCGCCTGAACTATCGCCTGCAAGGGGTCGACTGGACCCGCGAACGCCTGGCACCCTGA
- a CDS encoding NAD(P)/FAD-dependent oxidoreductase, translating into MLRITELKLPIDHPEEDLRPAIVQRLGIASDDLLDFTLFKRSYDARKKSSELCFIYTIDLNVKGEAALLLKFADDRNVNPAPDVSYKVVGQAPQGLTERPIVVGFGPCGIFAGLLLAQMGFKPIILERGKEVRQRTKDTWGLWRKSVLNPESNVQFGEGGAGTFSDGKLYSQIKDPKFHGRKVLHEFVKAGAPEEILYVSKPHIGTFRLTGVVENMREQIIALGGEVRFEQRVTDVLIEDGQLNGVVIDGGEQILSKHVILALGHSARDTFRMLHSRGVYMEAKPFSVGFRIEHPQSLIDAARLGKYAGHPKLGAADYKLVHHAKNGRSVYSFCMCPGGTVVAATSEPNRVVTNGMSQYSRNERNANSGIVVGITPEVDYPGGPLAGIELQERLESHAYILGGSNYEAPAQLVGDFIAGKPSTAIGSVEPSYKPGVSLGDLALALPDFAIEAIREALPAFEKQIKGYSLHDAVLTGIETRTSSPLRITRNESMQSLNVKGLFPAGEGAGYAGGILSAGVDGIRIAEALARDMLGLEA; encoded by the coding sequence ATGTTACGAATCACCGAACTCAAGCTGCCCATCGACCATCCCGAAGAAGACCTGCGGCCTGCCATCGTGCAGCGCCTGGGCATCGCCAGTGATGACCTGCTCGATTTCACCCTGTTCAAACGCAGCTACGATGCGCGCAAGAAGTCCTCGGAGCTGTGCTTCATCTACACCATCGACTTGAACGTAAAGGGCGAAGCCGCCCTGCTGCTCAAGTTTGCCGATGACCGCAACGTCAACCCGGCACCGGATGTCAGCTATAAAGTCGTGGGCCAGGCGCCGCAAGGCCTGACCGAACGCCCGATCGTCGTCGGCTTCGGCCCGTGCGGGATCTTCGCCGGGCTGTTGCTGGCCCAGATGGGCTTCAAGCCGATCATCCTCGAGCGCGGCAAGGAAGTGCGCCAGCGCACCAAGGACACTTGGGGCCTGTGGCGCAAAAGCGTGCTCAACCCCGAGTCCAACGTGCAGTTCGGTGAAGGCGGAGCCGGGACTTTTTCCGACGGCAAGCTGTACAGCCAGATCAAGGACCCGAAATTCCACGGTCGCAAAGTGCTGCACGAGTTCGTCAAGGCCGGTGCGCCGGAAGAAATCCTCTACGTCAGCAAACCGCATATCGGTACGTTCCGCCTGACCGGCGTAGTGGAGAACATGCGCGAGCAGATCATCGCCCTTGGCGGTGAGGTGCGCTTCGAGCAACGAGTGACCGATGTGTTGATCGAAGACGGCCAGTTGAACGGTGTCGTCATCGATGGCGGCGAGCAGATCCTCTCCAAACACGTGATCCTGGCCCTGGGGCACAGCGCCCGCGATACGTTCCGCATGCTCCATTCCCGTGGCGTGTACATGGAGGCCAAGCCATTCTCGGTAGGGTTCCGTATCGAACACCCGCAGTCGCTGATCGACGCCGCGCGCCTGGGCAAATACGCCGGCCACCCGAAACTCGGTGCCGCCGACTACAAGCTGGTACACCACGCCAAGAACGGCCGCTCGGTCTACAGCTTCTGCATGTGCCCAGGCGGCACCGTGGTAGCGGCGACTTCCGAGCCGAACCGCGTGGTCACCAACGGCATGAGCCAGTACTCGCGCAACGAACGCAATGCCAACTCCGGCATCGTCGTCGGCATCACGCCTGAAGTCGACTATCCAGGTGGCCCGCTGGCAGGTATCGAGTTACAGGAACGCCTGGAGTCTCACGCCTACATTCTCGGCGGCAGCAACTACGAGGCCCCCGCGCAACTGGTGGGTGATTTCATCGCCGGCAAGCCATCCACCGCGATTGGTAGCGTAGAGCCGTCCTACAAGCCTGGCGTGTCGTTGGGTGACTTGGCCCTGGCCTTGCCTGACTTCGCCATCGAAGCGATCCGTGAAGCGTTGCCGGCGTTCGAGAAGCAGATCAAGGGCTACTCGTTGCACGACGCGGTGTTGACGGGTATCGAGACGCGCACCTCTTCGCCCCTGCGGATTACCCGTAACGAATCGATGCAGAGCTTGAACGTGAAAGGCCTGTTCCCGGCTGGTGAGGGCGCTGGTTACGCCGGTGGGATTCTGTCGGCGGGCGTGGATGGGATTCGAATTGCCGAGGCGTTGGCGCGGGATATGTTGGGCCTGGAAGCCTGA
- a CDS encoding outer membrane lipoprotein yields the protein MRKSVLLVACFTTLSLLLGGCASSLTGDSYSRDEARRVQTVRMGTIESLRPVKIEGTKTPIGGAAGAVIGGVGGSAIGGGRGSIVTAVIGAVAGGLLGSATEEGLTRTQGVEITVREDDGSMRAYVQAVQENEIFRIGDRVRIMTVDGTSRVTR from the coding sequence ATGCGTAAGTCTGTTTTACTGGTTGCCTGCTTTACCACCCTGTCTTTGCTGCTGGGTGGCTGCGCCTCGAGTCTGACCGGCGACTCGTACTCCCGTGACGAGGCGCGTCGTGTCCAGACCGTGCGCATGGGTACCATCGAATCCCTGCGTCCGGTGAAAATCGAAGGCACCAAGACCCCAATCGGCGGCGCTGCCGGTGCAGTCATCGGCGGTGTTGGCGGCAGTGCCATCGGCGGCGGCCGTGGCAGCATCGTGACCGCCGTGATCGGCGCCGTCGCCGGCGGCCTGCTGGGCTCGGCCACCGAAGAAGGCCTGACCCGCACCCAGGGTGTGGAAATCACCGTTCGCGAAGACGACGGCAGCATGCGTGCCTACGTGCAGGCTGTGCAGGAGAATGAAATCTTCCGCATCGGCGACCGCGTACGCATCATGACCGTTGACGGTACCAGCCGCGTTACTCGCTAA
- a CDS encoding DoxX family protein, which translates to MNTRPSGLINQVIALFEQIPYSLIAFLARFSIAAVFWKSGQTKVEGFAIDLINGTFQFGEPRLAASTLPLFRSEYHVPLLSPEVAAHLAAFAEHFFPVLILVGFATRFSALALVGMTLTIQLFVYPDAYPTHGTWLALLLLLVAKGPGRLSIDHLIARRYR; encoded by the coding sequence ATGAACACTCGCCCTTCGGGCCTGATCAATCAGGTCATCGCGCTTTTCGAGCAAATTCCCTACAGCCTGATCGCCTTTCTCGCGCGCTTTTCGATTGCCGCGGTGTTCTGGAAGTCCGGGCAAACCAAAGTCGAAGGCTTTGCCATAGACCTGATCAACGGCACCTTCCAGTTCGGTGAACCGCGCCTGGCCGCCTCGACACTGCCGCTGTTTCGCAGCGAATACCATGTGCCGTTGCTATCGCCGGAAGTCGCAGCGCACTTGGCTGCGTTTGCCGAGCACTTTTTCCCGGTGCTGATCCTTGTCGGGTTCGCCACGCGCTTCTCGGCCCTGGCCCTGGTCGGCATGACCCTGACCATTCAATTGTTTGTCTACCCGGACGCCTACCCAACCCATGGCACCTGGCTCGCGTTATTGCTGTTGCTGGTCGCCAAGGGCCCGGGTCGCTTGTCGATCGATCACCTGATCGCTCGCCGCTACCGTTAA
- a CDS encoding LysR family transcriptional regulator: protein MSETDDLAAFAVLIEAGSFTVAAEQLGCSKGQLSKRISQMEARFSVVLLHRTTRKLSLTAAGAALLPQAQALVVQVDRARQALARLKDDLAGPVRMTVPVSLGETFFDGLLLEFSKQYPQVQIELELNNNYRDLARDGFDLGVRSGSIENERLVVKPLLAWREMTCASPAYLEQHGEPATPADLASHACLLNSHYSGREEWLYHQQHELLRVRVSGTFASNHYNLLKKAALVGAGIARLPSYVLPAELADGRLRWLLRDYQTRSMPMYLVHPYQGGLPRRTQVLADYLVEWFKRSGEALDRL from the coding sequence ATGAGCGAGACGGACGACTTGGCGGCCTTCGCCGTGCTGATCGAAGCCGGCAGTTTTACCGTCGCCGCCGAGCAACTGGGCTGTAGCAAAGGGCAATTGTCCAAACGTATCAGCCAGATGGAAGCGCGGTTCTCTGTAGTGTTGCTGCACCGCACCACGCGCAAGCTCAGCCTGACCGCAGCCGGTGCGGCCTTGTTGCCCCAGGCCCAGGCCCTGGTGGTACAGGTGGATCGCGCCCGTCAGGCATTGGCCCGGCTCAAGGACGACCTTGCCGGGCCGGTGCGTATGACGGTGCCAGTGTCCTTGGGGGAAACCTTTTTTGATGGGCTGCTGCTGGAGTTTTCCAAGCAATATCCGCAGGTGCAGATCGAGCTGGAGCTCAATAACAACTATCGGGACCTGGCGCGAGATGGGTTCGATCTGGGGGTGCGCTCAGGCTCCATTGAGAACGAGCGCCTGGTGGTCAAGCCGTTGCTGGCCTGGCGTGAGATGACCTGCGCCAGCCCGGCTTATCTTGAGCAACACGGCGAACCGGCGACGCCGGCCGACCTGGCCAGCCATGCTTGCCTGCTCAACAGCCACTACAGCGGCCGTGAAGAGTGGTTGTACCACCAACAGCACGAGTTACTGCGGGTACGAGTCAGCGGCACGTTTGCCTCCAACCACTACAACCTGCTCAAAAAAGCCGCGCTGGTGGGGGCGGGTATTGCACGGTTGCCGTCCTACGTGCTGCCAGCGGAATTGGCAGATGGCCGACTGCGTTGGCTCCTGCGCGATTATCAGACGCGCAGCATGCCGATGTACCTGGTGCATCCGTATCAGGGCGGCTTGCCGCGTCGCACCCAGGTGTTGGCCGACTACCTGGTGGAGTGGTTCAAGCGCAGCGGCGAAGCCCTGGACCGCCTTTAA
- a CDS encoding HvfC/BufC N-terminal domain-containing protein has protein sequence MSRHDAFTAALLAPELPCPDGLFSSNGAEPASRFAVYRNNVHSSLVNALAAAYPVTLQLVGDTFFRAMAGLYAQAHPPTSPLMSEYGSAFACFIEGFEPAASVPYLADMARLERLRVQAYHAADSQPLDQQTVLQALQGQTDLSGLRVQWHPSLATLDSAYAVVALWAAHQTEGGLENLDPWQPQSALVLRQGLEVKVFAVNPDAVALINSLARGATLENAVEHALEACAEFDLHQCLALLISHNAITHLHPEQKVSP, from the coding sequence ATGAGCCGGCATGATGCTTTTACCGCCGCCTTGTTGGCACCTGAACTGCCTTGCCCCGACGGCCTGTTCAGTAGTAATGGCGCCGAGCCGGCCAGCCGCTTCGCGGTGTACCGCAACAATGTGCACAGCTCACTGGTCAACGCATTGGCTGCGGCTTATCCGGTGACGTTGCAACTGGTGGGTGATACGTTTTTCCGCGCGATGGCCGGCCTTTATGCACAGGCGCACCCGCCCACCAGCCCATTGATGAGCGAGTACGGTAGCGCGTTCGCCTGCTTCATCGAGGGGTTCGAACCGGCAGCCAGCGTACCTTATCTTGCCGACATGGCCCGGCTGGAGCGTTTGCGGGTACAGGCCTACCACGCGGCAGACAGCCAACCCCTGGATCAACAGACCGTACTGCAAGCACTGCAAGGTCAGACGGACCTCAGTGGACTGCGCGTGCAATGGCACCCCTCCCTGGCCACGCTGGACTCAGCCTATGCCGTCGTAGCGCTGTGGGCGGCACACCAGACCGAGGGGGGCCTGGAAAACCTGGATCCCTGGCAGCCACAGAGTGCCCTGGTGTTGCGCCAGGGTCTGGAGGTCAAGGTATTCGCCGTCAACCCTGATGCTGTCGCGTTGATCAACAGCCTGGCCCGGGGCGCGACCTTGGAAAACGCCGTGGAGCACGCGCTTGAGGCGTGCGCCGAGTTTGACCTGCACCAATGCCTGGCGCTGCTGATCAGCCACAACGCCATTACTCATCTGCATCCAGAACAAAAGGTATCGCCATGA
- a CDS encoding short chain dehydrogenase: MKILLIGASGTVGSAVKAELAQRHEVISIGRSSGDFQVDISDSASIRKLFEQTGKFDALVCAAGSVNFVALGEMSESDFELGLRDKLMGQVNLLLIGREYANDGASFTFTSGILNRDPIRTGASAALVNGALDAFVKAAAIELPRGLRVNAVSPTVLVEAMGSYAPYFRGFKPAAGADVALAYAKSVEGLQTGQTYIVG; encoded by the coding sequence ATGAAAATCCTATTGATTGGCGCCAGCGGCACCGTCGGCTCGGCGGTCAAGGCGGAACTGGCTCAGCGTCACGAGGTGATCAGCATTGGCCGCAGCAGCGGTGACTTCCAGGTGGATATCAGCGACAGCGCGTCGATCCGCAAGCTGTTCGAGCAGACCGGCAAGTTCGATGCCCTGGTCTGTGCGGCGGGCAGCGTAAACTTCGTGGCATTGGGCGAAATGAGCGAGAGCGATTTCGAGTTGGGCTTGCGTGACAAGCTGATGGGCCAGGTCAATCTGCTGCTGATCGGCCGTGAGTACGCCAACGATGGTGCTTCGTTCACCTTCACCAGCGGCATCCTCAACCGCGACCCGATCCGCACCGGCGCCTCGGCCGCACTGGTCAATGGTGCATTGGATGCGTTCGTCAAAGCCGCTGCCATCGAGCTGCCACGGGGCCTGCGCGTCAACGCCGTCAGCCCGACAGTTCTGGTGGAGGCCATGGGCAGCTACGCGCCGTATTTCCGTGGTTTCAAACCCGCGGCAGGTGCTGACGTGGCGTTGGCCTACGCGAAGAGTGTCGAGGGTTTGCAGACCGGGCAGACCTACATCGTCGGTTGA
- a CDS encoding OmpA family protein, whose product MLSNKSLALALCLTITGCAQTPQNDAEGGHWWSFGSDKATTKDAVTQADAKPEAKPDTKPAAGAKPVAPVAAAAAAPAPAPAAKADTGSSWWPFSSKTADEKAADAKADLKADLKAAEPAPAVAKTDTETHWWWPFESKPKPLAKVDVTNVPMPDPKITQAWLDDYEPRLRAAIKDSNLQLERRDNVLVVIAPVDGSYNPKRPAMLLPVTLGPFTRVAKAVEADPKTAVLVLGHVDATGTAPASQALTKERAQSIASIFSLSGLKQDRLMLRGMGDLMPRAANDSSQGRALNRRMEIMFTQRTTMLALLSKYQSGKTPPVAEMVAVQDVPAPAPAAKAPAKKASTAKKAAAKPAAKKAPAKPAAKKAAPAKAKAAAPANDQAKN is encoded by the coding sequence ATGTTATCGAACAAGTCCTTGGCTCTTGCGCTATGCCTCACTATTACCGGTTGCGCACAAACTCCACAAAATGATGCCGAGGGCGGGCATTGGTGGTCATTTGGATCCGATAAGGCCACGACCAAGGACGCAGTGACGCAAGCCGATGCCAAGCCGGAGGCTAAACCGGACACCAAGCCGGCTGCCGGCGCCAAGCCTGTCGCACCGGTAGCCGCTGCGGCTGCTGCGCCAGCCCCGGCTCCAGCCGCCAAGGCTGACACCGGGTCCAGCTGGTGGCCATTCTCTTCCAAAACCGCCGACGAAAAGGCTGCCGATGCCAAGGCCGACCTGAAAGCCGACCTCAAGGCCGCAGAACCTGCACCAGCGGTTGCCAAGACCGACACCGAAACCCACTGGTGGTGGCCGTTCGAAAGCAAACCCAAGCCATTGGCCAAGGTCGACGTGACCAACGTGCCGATGCCCGACCCGAAAATCACCCAAGCCTGGCTGGACGACTATGAGCCGCGTCTGCGTGCGGCCATCAAGGACAGCAACCTGCAACTCGAGCGTCGTGACAACGTTCTTGTGGTGATTGCCCCGGTTGATGGTTCCTACAACCCGAAACGCCCGGCCATGCTGCTGCCGGTCACCCTCGGCCCGTTCACCCGAGTGGCCAAGGCGGTTGAAGCCGATCCGAAGACCGCAGTACTGGTACTGGGCCACGTTGATGCCACCGGCACCGCCCCGGCCAGCCAGGCGTTGACCAAGGAACGTGCACAGTCCATCGCCTCGATCTTCAGCCTCAGTGGCTTGAAGCAGGACCGCCTGATGCTGCGCGGCATGGGCGACCTGATGCCACGTGCGGCCAACGACAGCAGCCAGGGCCGTGCCCTGAACCGTCGCATGGAAATCATGTTCACCCAGCGCACCACCATGCTGGCGCTGCTGAGCAAATATCAGTCGGGTAAAACCCCGCCTGTAGCCGAAATGGTGGCAGTGCAGGACGTTCCAGCCCCGGCTCCAGCCGCCAAGGCCCCGGCCAAGAAGGCTTCGACCGCCAAGAAAGCGGCTGCCAAGCCAGCGGCCAAGAAAGCCCCGGCCAAGCCAGCGGCGAAAAAAGCGGCACCCGCCAAAGCCAAGGCCGCTGCACCGGCAAACGACCAGGCGAAAAACTGA
- the bufB gene encoding MNIO family bufferin maturase: protein MMTLSSLQAVSQAQAPGLPGRAGLGLKHEHFIEVLETSPDIGFFEVHAENYMVAGGPFHHYLGLIRAQYPLSLHGVGLSIGGEAPPDREHLARLAALIERYQPHSFSEHLAWSSHGPVFLNDLLPLAYDHATLQRVCEHVDQVQNTLRRPMLLENPSTYLQFQRSTLDEADFISEIIRRTGCGLLLDVNNVYVSCINHQRDPQSYIDALPLHAVGELHLAGFAEDTDSLGDRLLIDDHGAPVDNAVWQLYESVLARIGPVATLIERDNQLPAFSVLQAEARQAEWHLSQVTP from the coding sequence ATGATGACTCTTTCATCCCTGCAAGCCGTCTCCCAGGCTCAGGCGCCCGGCCTTCCCGGTCGGGCCGGACTGGGTCTCAAGCATGAGCACTTCATTGAAGTACTTGAGACCTCACCCGATATCGGTTTTTTTGAAGTGCACGCCGAAAACTACATGGTGGCCGGCGGCCCTTTTCATCATTACCTGGGGTTGATCCGCGCGCAGTACCCACTGTCCTTGCACGGTGTAGGCTTGTCCATCGGTGGCGAAGCCCCGCCGGACCGTGAGCACCTGGCACGGTTGGCGGCACTGATCGAGCGCTACCAACCTCACTCCTTTTCCGAACACCTGGCCTGGTCCAGCCACGGCCCGGTGTTCCTTAACGACCTGCTGCCCCTGGCCTACGACCACGCCACCCTGCAACGGGTATGCGAACACGTCGACCAGGTGCAAAACACACTCAGGCGGCCGATGCTGCTGGAAAACCCGTCGACCTACCTGCAGTTCCAGCGCTCCACCCTGGACGAAGCCGACTTCATCAGCGAAATCATCCGCCGTACCGGCTGTGGCTTGCTGCTGGATGTGAATAACGTGTACGTGTCATGCATCAATCATCAACGTGATCCACAGTCCTACATCGATGCGTTGCCGTTGCACGCGGTGGGAGAGCTTCATCTGGCCGGGTTTGCCGAAGACACCGACAGCCTTGGCGACCGCTTGCTGATCGATGACCACGGCGCCCCTGTCGATAACGCCGTGTGGCAACTCTACGAGTCGGTACTGGCGCGCATCGGTCCAGTGGCGACGCTGATCGAGCGGGATAACCAGTTGCCCGCGTTCAGCGTGCTGCAAGCCGAGGCCCGACAAGCCGAATGGCATCTTTCACAGGTGACCCCATGA
- a CDS encoding PLP-dependent cysteine synthase family protein → MSDHRPWAREAIRIIEADFQRSADTHLIPLPLPGLPGIELYFKDESSHPTGSLKHRLARSLFLYALCNGWLKPGAPVIEASSGSTAISEAYFARLLGLPFIAVMPATTSQEKIAQIAFYGGKSHLVQDPTQIYAESERLARESGGHFMDQFTYAERATDWRANNNIAESIFQQMRFEQHPEPSWLISSPGTGGTTATLGRYVRYRQHCTRVLCADAERSVFFDFYQSGDASLRLDCGSRIEGIGRPRVEASFLPKVIDAMVKVPDALSLAAMHYLAERLGRRVGGSSGTNLIGALVAAQQMKAAGESGSIVAILCDGGERYATTYYDQAWLAGQGYALDGLITAVADSVERGEPLPDSILRANI, encoded by the coding sequence ATGAGCGACCACCGTCCCTGGGCCCGCGAAGCCATTCGTATCATTGAAGCAGACTTCCAGCGCAGCGCCGACACGCACCTGATTCCCTTGCCGTTACCAGGGTTGCCGGGCATCGAGTTGTACTTCAAGGATGAGTCCAGCCATCCCACCGGCAGCCTGAAGCATCGGCTGGCCCGCTCGTTGTTCCTGTACGCACTGTGTAATGGCTGGCTCAAACCTGGCGCGCCGGTGATCGAAGCGTCCAGCGGTTCGACGGCGATTTCCGAGGCTTATTTTGCTCGTCTGCTGGGTTTGCCGTTTATTGCGGTGATGCCGGCCACCACCTCCCAGGAAAAAATCGCACAGATAGCGTTTTACGGTGGCAAGAGTCATCTGGTACAGGATCCCACGCAGATCTACGCTGAATCCGAGCGCCTGGCGCGAGAAAGCGGTGGTCATTTCATGGACCAGTTCACCTACGCCGAACGCGCCACTGACTGGCGGGCGAACAACAACATCGCCGAGTCGATCTTCCAGCAGATGCGCTTCGAACAGCATCCGGAACCGAGCTGGTTGATCTCCAGCCCCGGCACCGGTGGCACCACTGCCACCCTCGGTCGTTATGTGCGTTATCGCCAGCATTGCACCCGCGTGTTGTGTGCCGATGCCGAGCGTTCGGTATTCTTTGATTTCTACCAGAGTGGTGATGCCAGCTTGCGCCTGGACTGTGGTTCGCGGATTGAAGGCATTGGCCGACCACGGGTCGAGGCGTCGTTTTTGCCCAAGGTGATCGATGCGATGGTCAAGGTGCCGGATGCCCTGTCACTGGCGGCCATGCATTACCTGGCCGAGCGGCTGGGACGACGGGTTGGAGGTTCCAGCGGGACCAATCTGATTGGCGCACTGGTCGCGGCGCAACAGATGAAAGCGGCAGGGGAGTCCGGCTCGATCGTGGCGATCTTGTGCGACGGGGGGGAGCGGTATGCCACAACCTATTACGACCAGGCCTGGCTGGCGGGGCAGGGTTATGCGTTGGACGGTTTGATTACGGCTGTTGCGGACAGTGTCGAGCGGGGCGAGCCATTGCCGGACAGCATCCTGCGGGCAAATATCTAA
- the nhaA gene encoding Na+/H+ antiporter NhaA: MPLRSTFTRFFQLEAASGLLLIAAAALALIINNSPLSHLYSAFLDVPVVAQIGALKIAKPALLWINDGLMALFFLLIGLEVKRELLDGHLSKPSQVVLPGAAAIGGMVVPALIYWAINKDYPAALSGWAIPMATDIAFALGVLALLGKRVPVSLKLFLMTLAIIDDLGAIIVIAVFYSADLSGAALAGAGACLIALIAMNRLGVIKLGPYLIVGLILWVCVLKSGVHATLAGVTLAFCIPMRTKNAEPSPLLTLEHALHPWVAYGILPLFAFANAGVSLTGVSLESFTHHVPMGIAAGLLIGKTIGVFGLTWLAIKTGLAALPSGANWGQVFGVAILCGIGFTMSLFVGSLAFVPGASEFAGEDRMGILTGSILAACIGYAVTAMASRKKA; the protein is encoded by the coding sequence TTGCCTCTGCGTAGCACTTTCACTCGTTTCTTCCAGCTGGAAGCCGCCAGCGGTCTGTTGTTGATCGCGGCTGCCGCCTTGGCGCTGATCATCAACAATTCACCTTTGTCGCACCTGTACAGCGCGTTTCTCGACGTACCGGTGGTGGCACAGATTGGCGCGCTGAAAATCGCCAAGCCCGCGCTGCTGTGGATCAACGATGGCCTGATGGCCCTGTTCTTCCTGCTGATCGGCCTGGAGGTCAAGCGCGAGTTGCTCGACGGCCACCTGTCCAAGCCCTCGCAAGTAGTGCTGCCCGGCGCTGCCGCCATCGGCGGCATGGTGGTGCCGGCGCTTATCTACTGGGCGATCAACAAGGACTACCCTGCCGCGCTTTCCGGCTGGGCGATTCCCATGGCCACCGACATTGCCTTCGCCCTCGGCGTACTGGCCTTGCTAGGCAAGCGCGTGCCGGTGTCGCTGAAACTGTTCCTGATGACCCTGGCGATCATTGACGACCTCGGTGCGATCATCGTGATTGCCGTGTTCTATTCCGCCGATTTGTCCGGTGCAGCCCTGGCGGGTGCGGGCGCCTGCCTGATTGCGTTGATCGCGATGAACCGCTTGGGCGTGATCAAGCTCGGGCCGTACCTGATCGTCGGGCTGATCCTGTGGGTGTGCGTCCTCAAGAGCGGTGTGCACGCGACGCTGGCCGGTGTGACTTTGGCGTTCTGCATCCCGATGCGCACCAAAAACGCCGAGCCCTCGCCGTTGCTCACGCTGGAACATGCCCTGCACCCCTGGGTGGCCTACGGCATCCTGCCGTTGTTCGCCTTCGCCAACGCTGGCGTGTCCCTGACCGGCGTGAGCCTGGAAAGCTTCACCCACCACGTGCCCATGGGTATCGCCGCGGGCCTGCTGATCGGCAAGACCATCGGTGTGTTCGGCCTTACCTGGCTAGCCATCAAGACCGGCCTGGCCGCCCTGCCCAGCGGTGCGAACTGGGGCCAGGTGTTTGGCGTGGCGATCCTGTGTGGTATCGGCTTTACCATGAGCCTGTTTGTTGGCTCGCTGGCATTTGTGCCGGGGGCCAGTGAATTTGCCGGGGAAGACCGGATGGGGATTTTGACCGGGTCGATTCTGGCGGCGTGTATCGGGTATGCGGTGACGGCGATGGCGAGTCGTAAAAAGGCCTGA
- a CDS encoding COG3650 family protein, whose amino-acid sequence MRAAHTLFLFALLPLFAACQMFESDPAKPSLAGLTRMQGELTAVGGKLLFQPCNDKRNYVVNDTGGTSILQEAASLAGQQGALFADLRGKFSGVASGTQGSVDLQQLYRVERSTSACGDPDFKRMILRANGHKPTWVMNVTAKGLVLDREGQPPLAVPYVEEQIGDGRFNLMTEANNQHVELWVAPQRCVDPVSGSLQHMTAELRVNGQVQRGCASFGGSRDD is encoded by the coding sequence ATGCGTGCCGCCCATACCCTGTTCCTGTTTGCCCTGCTTCCGCTGTTTGCTGCCTGCCAGATGTTCGAGAGTGATCCTGCCAAGCCGTCGCTCGCCGGGCTGACCCGCATGCAGGGTGAACTCACCGCTGTCGGCGGCAAACTGCTGTTCCAGCCGTGCAACGACAAGCGCAACTACGTGGTCAACGACACCGGTGGCACCAGCATCCTGCAGGAAGCGGCCTCCCTGGCCGGCCAGCAAGGCGCGTTGTTTGCCGACCTGCGCGGCAAGTTCTCCGGGGTTGCCAGCGGTACCCAGGGCAGCGTCGACCTGCAACAACTCTACCGCGTCGAGCGCTCGACCTCGGCCTGCGGCGACCCGGACTTCAAGCGCATGATCCTGCGCGCCAACGGCCACAAGCCGACCTGGGTGATGAACGTCACCGCCAAGGGCCTGGTGCTGGATCGTGAAGGCCAGCCGCCACTGGCGGTGCCTTATGTGGAAGAGCAAATCGGTGACGGCCGCTTCAACCTGATGACCGAGGCCAACAATCAGCACGTGGAATTGTGGGTAGCGCCGCAGCGTTGTGTCGACCCGGTCAGTGGCAGTTTGCAGCACATGACCGCCGAGTTGCGCGTCAATGGCCAGGTACAGCGCGGTTGCGCATCGTTCGGCGGCTCGCGCGACGACTGA